A section of the Arcobacter roscoffensis genome encodes:
- a CDS encoding phosphoribosyltransferase family protein produces the protein MNPENSIYFKNREVAAYRLLDVMPIDKMKLENWTVISSSCGGFEVAKVIADTLNAKLDIMISEKIEAPANDECEIAIVTEHEEVVIHEELVKSFDISLDYIYAKSKQIYENIVLNKVSRLRHGKQIADLKYKNVLIVDEGINTGLTMMACIKTAINLGAKSISVATPILPTASIQTIESIADDLYYVKKLNHFISIDFYYDSLNDVAFEELEKINKG, from the coding sequence ATGAATCCTGAGAATAGTATCTATTTTAAAAATAGAGAAGTTGCAGCATATAGATTATTAGATGTAATGCCAATTGATAAAATGAAGTTAGAAAATTGGACAGTTATATCTAGTTCTTGCGGTGGTTTTGAAGTTGCAAAAGTTATAGCAGATACATTAAATGCGAAACTTGATATAATGATTAGTGAAAAAATAGAAGCACCTGCAAATGATGAGTGCGAAATTGCTATTGTAACTGAGCATGAAGAAGTTGTTATACATGAAGAGTTAGTAAAAAGTTTTGATATTAGTTTAGATTATATTTATGCAAAATCTAAACAAATTTATGAAAATATAGTTTTAAATAAAGTAAGTAGATTAAGGCATGGTAAGCAAATTGCTGATTTAAAATACAAAAATGTTTTAATTGTAGATGAAGGAATTAATACAGGTCTTACAATGATGGCATGTATAAAAACAGCAATTAATTTAGGGGCTAAATCTATTTCAGTAGCAACTCCTATTTTACCAACTGCTAGTATTCAGACAATTGAATCAATTGCAGATGATTTATATTATGTAAAAAAACTTAATCATTTCATATCAATTGACTTTTATTATGATAGTCTAAATGATGTAGCATTTGAAGAATTAGAAAAAATAAATAAAGGATAA
- a CDS encoding LPS-assembly protein LptD, with product MFRSVVAPLILLSTLSYSKELNNEKFQLLAKNVDTKNSTVIANGDVVVFSKNYYITADKIIYDKEKETFELFDNVLILKDNRIQTQSNYAFLDVNDDSYEQTPVLLMEKESNLWINSKSSKKNKTEIELESSIISSCDCVDPVWSIKVSSASYDTEDKWLHAYNTRLYIKDVPVFYSPYLGFPTDKTRRTGLLTPTIGYSKNDGGYYSQPIYFAPAQNYDFELIPQLRTNRGSGLYAYYRLADSPYSLLKLKTGYFEEKDEYRKEFDLKNEKHYGWSIDYERTKLFSKNESHQDGLYASINWLNDIEYRTVENEEDVISTEKKVESKLNYFYNTPEYYGGLYSRYYIDTDLDSNDTTLQELPQIQLHSYNKDLGIKNLIYSVDAKAINYERQKKINAQIYELTLPISYNTYFLDDFLYLTLENKSTISKYQYSNTDTSYDNGTLVQNESSITIGTDLIKPYTNYLHTVNLSAKYSYPKNIQKDGDLYDITVDKDSLKGEELASFPIAQGKKNIKLKLNQSLYEKEGLKQIVNHKLSQSILYDENNDPKFMDLENFVKYNYSNGTITNKIIYNVEDKHFTENTSSLTYKYEDFDLSLGYYKSKDTKNSNKEELESFRINTSYDISNDYKISYYENYNIKDSLRNKQGIGFDIYDRCWALALKYEKEVIPSTSSNSEGIRQNILYINLELKPLGGIKQKYKFKDSNES from the coding sequence ATGTTTAGAAGTGTAGTTGCTCCATTAATTTTATTATCAACTCTTTCTTACTCTAAAGAGTTGAATAATGAAAAATTTCAACTTCTTGCAAAAAATGTTGATACTAAAAATAGTACAGTTATTGCAAATGGTGATGTTGTGGTTTTTTCTAAAAACTACTACATTACAGCTGACAAAATAATATATGATAAAGAAAAAGAGACCTTTGAGCTTTTTGATAATGTTTTAATTTTAAAAGACAATAGAATACAAACACAAAGTAATTATGCTTTTTTAGATGTAAATGATGACTCTTATGAACAAACACCTGTATTACTAATGGAAAAAGAGAGTAACTTATGGATAAACTCTAAATCATCTAAAAAAAATAAAACTGAAATTGAGCTTGAAAGTTCAATAATCTCATCATGTGATTGTGTTGACCCTGTATGGAGCATAAAAGTTTCATCTGCTTCATATGATACAGAAGATAAATGGTTACATGCTTATAATACTAGATTATATATAAAAGATGTTCCTGTATTTTATAGTCCTTATCTTGGTTTCCCAACAGATAAAACAAGAAGAACAGGACTTTTAACTCCTACAATTGGATATTCAAAAAACGATGGAGGATATTATTCTCAACCTATTTATTTTGCACCTGCTCAAAATTATGATTTTGAATTAATACCACAGTTAAGAACAAATAGAGGTTCTGGACTTTATGCTTATTATAGATTAGCTGATTCACCATATTCATTATTAAAATTAAAAACTGGATACTTTGAAGAAAAAGATGAGTATAGAAAAGAGTTTGATTTAAAAAATGAAAAACACTATGGGTGGAGTATTGATTATGAAAGAACAAAACTTTTTTCTAAGAATGAATCTCATCAAGATGGTTTATATGCATCTATAAACTGGTTAAATGATATTGAATATAGAACTGTTGAAAATGAAGAAGATGTGATTTCTACTGAAAAAAAAGTTGAATCAAAATTAAACTACTTTTATAATACTCCTGAATACTATGGGGGACTATACTCAAGATATTATATTGATACAGATTTAGATTCAAATGATACAACACTTCAAGAATTACCTCAAATTCAATTACACTCATATAATAAAGATTTAGGTATAAAAAATTTAATTTATTCTGTTGATGCGAAAGCTATTAATTATGAAAGACAAAAAAAGATTAATGCTCAAATTTATGAATTAACTCTTCCTATTAGTTATAATACATATTTTTTAGATGATTTCTTATATTTAACTTTAGAAAACAAAAGTACTATTAGTAAATATCAATACTCTAATACAGACACTTCATATGATAATGGTACTTTAGTTCAAAATGAATCATCTATTACAATAGGAACAGATTTAATTAAGCCTTATACAAATTATTTACATACAGTAAACTTAAGTGCTAAGTACTCATATCCAAAGAATATTCAAAAAGATGGAGACTTATACGATATAACAGTTGATAAAGATAGTTTAAAAGGTGAAGAACTAGCATCTTTCCCTATTGCTCAGGGAAAAAAGAATATTAAGCTTAAATTGAATCAATCTTTATATGAAAAAGAGGGTTTAAAGCAAATAGTAAATCATAAATTATCACAATCAATTTTATATGATGAAAATAATGATCCAAAATTTATGGATTTAGAAAATTTTGTTAAGTACAATTATTCTAATGGAACTATAACTAATAAAATTATCTATAATGTAGAAGATAAACATTTTACTGAAAATACTTCAAGCTTAACTTATAAGTATGAAGATTTTGATTTATCTTTAGGTTATTATAAGTCAAAAGATACAAAGAATTCAAATAAAGAAGAGCTGGAATCTTTTAGGATTAATACTTCATATGATATATCAAATGACTATAAAATCTCTTATTATGAAAACTATAATATAAAAGATAGTTTACGAAATAAGCAAGGTATTGGCTTTGATATTTATGATAGATGTTGGGCTTTAGCCTTAAAGTATGAAAAAGAAGTAATACCTTCTACTAGTAGCAATAGTGAAGGTATTAGACAAAATATTTTATATATAAACTTAGAGCTTAAACCTCTTGGTGGAATTAAGCAAAAGTATAAATTCAAGGATAGTAATGAATCCTGA
- a CDS encoding RDD family protein, which yields MQNNSSQDLQLATLSSRAMAFVIDDLLVTFLVIAMFWDKITNAGNSMESMVYLMKVEIVGPLIMLKVVYHTFFVWYYGATIGKIITKIRVIDYNTLGRISIFSSLLRAIGRVFSEWFVYIGFIIAFFNDGKRTFHDYTGKTLVVNV from the coding sequence ATGCAAAATAACAGCTCACAAGATCTTCAATTAGCAACACTTAGTTCAAGAGCTATGGCATTTGTGATTGATGATTTACTTGTTACTTTTTTAGTAATCGCTATGTTTTGGGATAAGATCACTAATGCAGGCAATAGCATGGAATCAATGGTTTATTTAATGAAAGTAGAGATTGTAGGACCTTTGATAATGTTAAAGGTTGTATATCATACTTTTTTTGTGTGGTATTATGGTGCAACAATAGGAAAAATTATTACAAAAATTAGAGTAATTGATTATAATACTTTAGGAAGAATATCTATCTTCTCATCTTTATTAAGAGCAATAGGTAGAGTATTCTCTGAGTGGTTTGTATATATTGGATTCATTATTGCATTTTTTAATGATGGAAAAAGAACATTTCATGATTATACTGGTAAAACATTGGTTGTAAATGTTTAG
- the purD gene encoding phosphoribosylamine--glycine ligase: MNILILGSGGREYSIGLAIYKENAHNLFFMPGNGATSQLGTNINIKDYNELAQWAKDNSIDLTIVGPEAPLVDGVVDIFKENDLTVFGPSKAAAALEGSKVYMKNILKKYKIPTAAFIETTNEKEAHDFIDTMSIPVVVKADGLCAGKGVIIAQSHEEAKQAASDMLNGSSFGDAGTSIVVEEYLDGYELSIFAICDGENYKVLPAAQDHKRVGDGDTGPNTGGMGAYAPTPLVNDDIYKKVEERVIKPTLEGMKQEGAPFEGVLFIGVMVVNGEPIILEYNVRFGDPECEILMPLLETPVSDLFYKGATKQLDKLDIKIKNEYGVAVVMASENYPYSSSKPAEIIVDEIIDDELKANSHISYAGVSEEDGKLMATGGRVLLCVGFGNSIQEARDRAYDLCGYVHFAGKKCRSDIAYQALK; the protein is encoded by the coding sequence GTGAATATATTGATACTAGGAAGTGGTGGTAGAGAATACTCTATTGGATTAGCAATATATAAAGAAAATGCTCACAACTTATTTTTCATGCCAGGAAATGGTGCAACTTCGCAATTAGGTACAAATATAAATATAAAAGATTATAACGAATTAGCACAATGGGCAAAAGATAATTCTATTGATTTAACAATTGTAGGACCAGAAGCTCCATTAGTAGATGGTGTTGTTGATATATTTAAAGAAAATGACTTAACTGTATTTGGACCAAGTAAAGCAGCAGCTGCCTTAGAAGGTTCAAAAGTATATATGAAAAATATTCTTAAAAAGTACAAAATACCAACAGCAGCATTTATAGAAACTACAAATGAAAAAGAGGCTCATGATTTTATTGATACTATGAGTATCCCAGTAGTTGTTAAAGCTGATGGTTTATGTGCAGGAAAAGGTGTAATTATTGCACAGTCACATGAAGAAGCTAAACAAGCAGCATCTGATATGTTAAATGGTTCATCTTTTGGTGATGCAGGAACTTCTATCGTAGTTGAAGAGTATTTAGATGGATATGAATTATCAATCTTTGCTATTTGTGATGGTGAGAACTACAAAGTACTACCAGCTGCTCAAGATCATAAAAGAGTAGGAGATGGTGATACTGGGCCTAATACAGGTGGAATGGGTGCTTATGCTCCAACTCCTTTAGTAAATGACGATATTTATAAAAAAGTAGAAGAGAGAGTAATTAAACCAACTTTAGAAGGTATGAAACAAGAAGGTGCTCCTTTTGAAGGTGTTTTATTTATTGGGGTTATGGTTGTAAATGGTGAGCCAATTATTTTAGAATATAACGTAAGATTTGGTGATCCTGAATGTGAGATTTTAATGCCTTTATTAGAAACTCCTGTATCAGATTTATTTTATAAAGGTGCTACAAAGCAACTTGATAAATTAGATATTAAAATTAAAAATGAATATGGTGTTGCTGTTGTAATGGCAAGTGAAAATTATCCTTATTCATCGTCTAAACCTGCTGAAATAATCGTTGATGAAATTATTGATGATGAGTTAAAAGCTAATTCACATATTTCTTATGCAGGTGTGTCGGAAGAAGATGGTAAACTAATGGCTACAGGTGGTAGAGTGCTACTTTGTGTTGGTTTTGGTAACTCAATTCAAGAAGCAAGAGACAGAGCATATGATTTATGTGGTTATGTTCACTTTGCTGGAAAGAAATGTAGATCAGATATTGCTTATCAAGCTTTAAAATAG
- a CDS encoding uroporphyrinogen-III synthase translates to MHRKIYLLNNLKFEGVENLEVFKIDFIKKDINFSKYDALIFTSKNAIYSLDSFSDKYKEIPSYVIAPKTAKVLEKVGGNIAFIGESGHGNDFANELTPLLKNKKVLYLKAEKTVSSLVEILKENSIDIDDEIVYKTSCNKIKNNLEKNSVIIFTSPSSVECFFKNFDWDESFDAVVIGKTTLKYMPFNINAYVSSKTSVEECIKVALKL, encoded by the coding sequence ATGCATAGAAAAATATACTTGCTAAATAATTTAAAGTTTGAAGGTGTTGAAAACCTTGAAGTATTTAAAATTGATTTTATTAAAAAAGACATAAACTTTTCAAAATATGACGCTTTGATTTTTACTTCAAAAAATGCTATTTATTCATTAGATAGTTTTTCAGACAAATATAAAGAAATCCCCTCTTATGTAATAGCACCAAAAACAGCAAAGGTTTTAGAAAAAGTTGGTGGCAATATAGCTTTCATAGGAGAGTCTGGTCATGGAAATGATTTTGCAAATGAATTAACACCCCTTTTAAAAAACAAAAAAGTTTTATACTTAAAAGCTGAAAAAACAGTTTCTAGCTTAGTTGAGATACTAAAGGAAAATTCTATCGATATTGATGATGAGATAGTTTATAAAACATCATGTAATAAAATAAAAAACAATCTTGAAAAAAATAGCGTTATTATTTTCACATCTCCTTCAAGTGTAGAGTGTTTTTTCAAAAATTTTGATTGGGATGAGAGTTTTGATGCAGTTGTTATTGGAAAAACCACATTAAAATACATGCCTTTTAATATAAATGCTTATGTAAGTTCTAAAACTTCTGTAGAAGAGTGTATAAAAGTAGCTTTAAAGTTATAG
- a CDS encoding SulP family inorganic anion transporter, which yields MNAIKNNIFAGITAAIVALPLALAFGVASGAGAIAGLYGAIILGFFAAFFGGTSTQISGPTGPMTVITATAIATFPNDLSSVMSIILLSGLIQISFGIVGIGKWIKYIPYPVISGFMSGVGLIIIILQINPFLGVESQSSVIMTLSEIFNTLKNIDYDSFLVASITLAIMFFTPKVISNKIPTALIALVFVTFLSFYLGLQIDKIGEIPMGLPEVIMPFSFDLSKLDTILTLAITLALLGSIDSLLTSLVADSMTKTKHNSKKELIAQGIGNSLCSFVGAIPGAGATMRTVININSGGTSKVSGMVHSITLLLIVLLLAPLASQIPLAVLSGILIKVGFDILDYRFIKILPQVKRQDLLIMITVFLLTVFVDLIMAVGVGITIASILAVYQVSKNTKIKTQRAQTSFDIDLDSKKIEVIKINGSLFFGTASVLDKKIEKLKDVKYVILDLKSVFYLDISAIFMIEDLIEKLRDKNIKTIFVLKYAHRRAISKVDINKKFKDSKLYHNIDEAINFTQELELKNA from the coding sequence TTGAATGCGATAAAAAACAATATATTTGCTGGAATCACAGCTGCAATTGTAGCACTTCCTTTAGCCTTAGCCTTTGGTGTTGCTAGTGGTGCCGGTGCAATTGCTGGTTTGTATGGAGCAATTATCTTAGGTTTTTTTGCTGCATTTTTTGGAGGAACTTCAACTCAAATCTCAGGGCCAACTGGTCCTATGACAGTTATCACTGCAACTGCTATTGCAACATTTCCCAATGATTTATCTTCTGTTATGAGTATTATTCTTTTATCTGGTTTGATACAAATTTCTTTTGGAATTGTAGGTATTGGTAAATGGATAAAATATATACCTTATCCTGTGATTTCTGGATTTATGAGTGGAGTAGGGCTTATAATTATAATACTGCAAATAAATCCTTTTTTAGGAGTAGAATCACAAAGTTCAGTGATTATGACATTAAGTGAAATTTTTAATACTTTAAAAAATATAGATTATGACTCCTTTTTAGTGGCTTCTATAACTTTAGCAATAATGTTTTTTACCCCTAAAGTAATTTCAAATAAAATACCAACAGCTTTAATTGCTCTTGTTTTTGTAACGTTTCTTAGTTTTTATCTTGGTTTGCAAATAGATAAAATAGGTGAAATCCCTATGGGCTTACCTGAGGTTATAATGCCTTTTTCTTTTGATCTAAGTAAACTAGATACTATATTAACTTTAGCTATAACATTAGCCCTATTAGGTTCTATTGATTCTTTACTTACTTCTTTAGTTGCTGATTCAATGACAAAAACAAAACATAATTCAAAAAAAGAGTTAATAGCTCAAGGTATAGGAAATAGTTTATGTTCCTTTGTTGGAGCAATTCCAGGTGCAGGTGCAACTATGAGAACGGTTATAAATATTAATAGTGGAGGAACATCTAAAGTTTCTGGAATGGTTCATTCTATTACCTTACTTTTAATAGTTTTGTTACTTGCACCCTTAGCTTCACAAATTCCCCTTGCAGTTTTATCTGGAATTTTGATAAAAGTTGGTTTTGATATTTTAGATTATAGGTTTATTAAAATCTTGCCACAAGTAAAAAGGCAAGATTTACTAATTATGATTACTGTATTTTTATTAACAGTATTTGTTGATTTGATTATGGCGGTTGGTGTTGGTATTACAATAGCTTCAATTTTAGCTGTATATCAAGTATCAAAAAATACTAAAATCAAGACACAAAGAGCTCAAACTTCTTTTGATATTGATTTAGATAGTAAAAAAATAGAAGTTATCAAGATTAACGGTTCTTTATTTTTTGGAACAGCCTCTGTTTTAGATAAAAAAATTGAGAAATTAAAAGATGTAAAATATGTAATTTTAGATTTAAAAAGTGTATTTTACTTGGATATATCGGCAATTTTTATGATTGAAGATTTAATTGAAAAATTAAGAGATAAAAATATAAAAACTATATTTGTTTTAAAGTATGCCCATAGAAGAGCTATTTCAAAAGTTGATATAAATAAAAAATTTAAAGATAGTAAGCTTTATCATAATATAGATGAAGCTATAAATTTTACACAAGAGTTAGAGTTAAAAAATGCATAG
- the der gene encoding ribosome biogenesis GTPase Der yields the protein MNTELKKIALIGQPNVGKSSLFNRIAKQRIAIVSDLAGTTRDIRKHEIEVFDRCAMMLDTGGIDETNDAIFSNVKRKAIETAKEADIILFMVDGKRIPDEKDKELFYELQALGKELALVVNKIDNDKENERLWEFFEFGISDENLFGISVSHNRGTKTLFEWIYNHLPPVVEPELSEEEKAKLEQALEDDDSEKSKREEIDEKNIKVAIIGKVNVGKSSTLNAIIGEERSVVSEVAGTTIDPVDESFEYQNKNVTFVDTAGLRRRGKIEGIEKFALMRTKDMLEKANVALVVLDASTAFSDLDEKIAGLVDQYGLGTIIVLNKWDENMDTFQKLETEVRRRFRFLEYAPIIAISAKTGRSVERLKDKIIEVHENYTRRIPTSALNRVIEQAVIRHALPSPAGNYLRIYYATQFSAQPPKIALVMNKPRMLHFSYKRYLINFLRDNFNFEGTPIHLIARGKNDKIGDEEYLEESN from the coding sequence ATGAATACTGAACTAAAAAAAATTGCACTAATTGGTCAACCAAATGTAGGTAAATCTTCACTTTTTAATAGAATTGCAAAACAAAGAATTGCTATTGTATCAGATTTAGCAGGTACAACAAGAGATATTAGAAAACATGAGATTGAAGTATTTGATAGATGTGCTATGATGTTAGATACTGGTGGTATTGATGAAACTAATGATGCGATCTTCTCTAATGTAAAAAGAAAAGCTATTGAGACTGCAAAAGAGGCTGATATAATACTTTTTATGGTAGATGGTAAAAGAATACCTGATGAAAAGGATAAAGAATTATTTTATGAGCTTCAAGCTTTAGGTAAAGAGCTTGCTTTAGTTGTAAATAAAATAGATAATGACAAAGAGAATGAAAGATTATGGGAATTCTTTGAGTTTGGAATTTCTGATGAAAATTTATTTGGAATTTCAGTATCTCATAACAGAGGTACTAAAACACTTTTCGAATGGATATATAATCATTTACCACCAGTTGTTGAACCAGAATTAAGCGAAGAAGAAAAAGCAAAGTTAGAACAAGCTTTAGAAGATGATGATAGTGAAAAATCAAAAAGAGAAGAAATTGATGAGAAAAACATCAAAGTAGCTATTATTGGTAAAGTTAATGTTGGAAAATCATCTACTTTAAATGCAATTATTGGTGAAGAAAGATCTGTTGTTTCAGAAGTTGCAGGTACAACTATTGACCCTGTTGATGAATCTTTTGAATATCAAAATAAAAATGTTACTTTTGTTGATACAGCAGGTCTTAGAAGAAGAGGTAAAATCGAAGGTATTGAGAAGTTTGCCTTAATGAGAACTAAAGATATGTTAGAAAAAGCAAATGTTGCTTTAGTTGTACTTGATGCTTCTACTGCCTTTAGTGATTTAGATGAAAAAATTGCTGGTTTAGTTGATCAATATGGTTTAGGAACTATTATAGTTCTAAATAAATGGGATGAAAACATGGATACATTCCAAAAGCTTGAAACTGAAGTTAGAAGAAGATTTAGATTCTTAGAATATGCACCAATTATTGCAATTTCTGCAAAAACTGGAAGATCAGTTGAGAGATTAAAAGATAAGATTATTGAGGTTCATGAGAACTACACTAGAAGAATTCCAACATCTGCTTTAAATAGAGTAATTGAACAAGCAGTTATTAGACATGCACTTCCAAGTCCAGCCGGTAATTATCTTAGAATTTATTATGCTACTCAATTTAGTGCTCAACCACCAAAAATTGCATTAGTTATGAATAAACCTAGAATGCTTCACTTCTCTTATAAAAGATACTTAATTAACTTCTTAAGAGATAATTTCAACTTTGAAGGTACACCTATTCATTTAATTGCAAGAGGTAAAAACGATAAAATAGGTGATGAGGAATATCTAGAAGAGAGTAACTAA
- the hpf gene encoding ribosome hibernation-promoting factor, HPF/YfiA family: protein MNTSIVGRHLDLTEPIKDYINSSVEIFKKYNLDIISVNSIISQDEKHGKKAFTFEFTLNVAHLDTIVVKQKDKDLYAAVDIAVDRVSKVLRRHHDKITGHKATKLTEVESQVIEDQIAIELEKFEDEIAPVRLTSYKPIDIEEALQDLKGSDAQFKVFYDKDDNMRVLYKTKEEGKFGLY from the coding sequence ATGAATACAAGTATTGTAGGAAGACATTTAGATTTAACTGAGCCAATTAAAGATTATATAAATAGCTCTGTAGAAATTTTCAAAAAATATAACTTAGATATTATTTCTGTTAATTCGATTATTTCACAAGATGAAAAACATGGGAAAAAAGCATTTACTTTTGAGTTTACACTAAACGTAGCTCATTTAGATACTATTGTTGTAAAACAAAAAGATAAAGATTTATATGCAGCAGTTGATATTGCAGTAGATAGAGTATCAAAAGTTTTAAGAAGACACCATGACAAAATAACAGGTCACAAAGCTACAAAACTTACTGAAGTTGAGTCGCAAGTAATTGAAGATCAAATTGCTATCGAATTAGAAAAATTTGAAGATGAGATTGCACCTGTAAGATTAACTTCATACAAACCAATAGATATTGAAGAAGCATTACAAGACCTTAAAGGTTCTGATGCACAATTTAAAGTATTCTATGATAAAGATGATAACATGAGAGTACTTTACAAAACTAAAGAAGAAGGTAAATTTGGATTATATTAA